From the genome of Duffyella gerundensis, one region includes:
- a CDS encoding cupin domain-containing protein, which translates to MMRFTGYVFASLLLVSPWTLADEHPASVRLESLLKADKSWDGTRYTHYPSGQPELSVVKITLPPHASLPWHQHAAPNAAYVLSGELTVEKKADGKKLTLRKGEVLPEMVGEIHRGHSGAEPVELIVFYAGQADAPLSTAE; encoded by the coding sequence ATGATGAGATTTACCGGTTATGTTTTTGCGTCGTTGCTGTTGGTATCGCCCTGGACGCTGGCCGATGAACATCCGGCCAGCGTGCGGCTTGAATCGCTGTTAAAAGCGGATAAATCATGGGATGGCACGCGCTATACGCACTATCCCAGCGGCCAGCCCGAACTGTCGGTAGTGAAAATCACCCTGCCGCCGCACGCGTCGTTACCCTGGCATCAGCATGCGGCGCCCAATGCCGCGTACGTGCTCTCCGGTGAATTAACCGTAGAGAAAAAAGCGGATGGTAAAAAACTGACCCTGAGAAAAGGCGAAGTGTTGCCTGAAATGGTCGGTGAGATCCATCGTGGGCACAGCGGTGCCGAGCCGGTTGAACTGATCGTTTTCTATGCCGGTCAGGCTGACGCGCCGTTATCCACCGCCGAATAG
- a CDS encoding tautomerase family protein, with amino-acid sequence MPLLQFDIIEGRSEAEIKTLLDAAHRAVLTAFKVPPRDRYQIVHENRASNMVFLDTGLGFSRSDRLVMVRVFTSPRSDEQKQRFMAELARELQENCDIAGEDLMISFITNEKGDWSFAHGVAQYVTGDL; translated from the coding sequence ATGCCGCTATTACAGTTCGATATTATTGAAGGCCGCAGCGAAGCGGAGATTAAAACGTTGCTGGATGCGGCCCACCGCGCGGTGCTGACCGCCTTTAAGGTGCCGCCGCGCGATCGTTATCAGATTGTTCATGAAAACCGCGCCAGCAATATGGTATTTCTGGATACCGGGCTGGGATTTTCCCGCAGCGATCGGCTGGTGATGGTGCGCGTGTTCACCAGCCCGCGCAGCGACGAGCAGAAGCAGCGGTTTATGGCAGAGCTGGCGCGCGAGTTGCAGGAGAACTGTGACATCGCCGGAGAAGATCTGATGATCTCCTTTATCACTAATGAAAAAGGCGACTGGAGCTTTGCCCACGGCGTGGCGCAGTACGTTACCGGCGACCTGTAA
- a CDS encoding LysR family transcriptional regulator, producing MKELKADALWFHLHALVMLAEQGSFTRAAERLDISKAAMSQKIRELEAAAGVPLVQRTTRSVRLTSAGEKLVDDLREPFAHIARSFVSVRDEAGPLRGVIRITAPVAFARQQLVSHITAFLVLHPQVRIQLEVSDRLVSLSSEGFDLAIRHSEQIPETHVAQRLCDTRAVLVAAPAYLQRQGTPQTPAELAQHQCLCYPRGHESPRWRFISADNPAEKLAVDVSGPFATNNSESIRDAALQGLGIALLPDFSAQAALEQQQLTQLLPTWRPVEVFAERLWIVRPWAAQVPRAVSEFIYWLRARFSEARHDV from the coding sequence ATGAAAGAGCTTAAGGCGGATGCGCTGTGGTTTCATCTGCATGCGCTGGTGATGCTGGCGGAGCAGGGCAGTTTCACCCGGGCGGCGGAACGGCTGGATATTTCCAAAGCGGCGATGAGCCAGAAAATTCGCGAGCTGGAAGCGGCTGCGGGCGTACCGCTGGTGCAGCGCACAACCCGCAGCGTGCGGCTGACCTCGGCGGGTGAAAAGCTGGTGGACGATCTGCGCGAGCCGTTTGCCCATATCGCGCGCAGCTTTGTCAGCGTGCGCGATGAGGCTGGCCCGCTGCGCGGCGTGATCCGCATTACCGCGCCGGTGGCGTTTGCGCGTCAGCAGCTGGTGAGCCACATCACCGCGTTTCTGGTGCTGCATCCGCAGGTGCGTATTCAGCTTGAGGTGTCCGATCGGCTGGTGTCACTGAGCAGTGAAGGGTTTGATCTGGCGATCCGCCACAGCGAGCAGATCCCGGAGACACACGTCGCCCAGCGACTGTGCGATACCCGCGCCGTGCTGGTGGCCGCGCCCGCCTATCTGCAACGACAGGGTACGCCACAAACGCCAGCCGAGCTGGCGCAGCATCAGTGCCTCTGTTATCCGCGCGGCCATGAATCGCCTCGCTGGCGCTTTATCAGCGCTGACAATCCCGCGGAGAAGCTGGCAGTTGACGTCAGCGGCCCGTTCGCCACCAACAACAGTGAGTCAATTCGCGATGCGGCTTTGCAGGGGCTGGGCATTGCACTGCTGCCCGATTTCAGCGCACAGGCGGCGCTGGAGCAGCAGCAACTGACGCAGCTGTTGCCGACATGGCGGCCAGTGGAGGTGTTTGCCGAACGGCTGTGGATCGTGCGCCCGTGGGCAGCGCAGGTGCCGCGGGCGGTCAGCGAATTTATCTACTGGCTGCGCGCCCGGTTCAGCGAGGCGCGGCACGACGTTTAG
- a CDS encoding histidine phosphatase family protein: MAIILMRHGKPDRQSSSRLTALAMAEWCEQYDLSLVCDLPPARSEMIARQADYVIVSSLPRAQSSLEKLQMQPQEISPLFAEVDLPIIAFPRWRLPPFLWLSVLRALWFCGVSGSVESYRDASQRAHQAADRLIERSHSGTVLLVGHGIMNKMIARELRRRGWQAEKHASSRHWSTAIYNQPFI; encoded by the coding sequence ATGGCTATTATTCTGATGCGTCACGGCAAGCCGGATCGACAATCTTCATCCCGACTGACGGCGCTGGCCATGGCGGAGTGGTGTGAGCAATACGATTTGTCGCTGGTGTGCGATCTGCCACCGGCGCGCAGTGAGATGATTGCCCGGCAGGCGGATTATGTCATCGTCAGCAGCCTGCCCAGAGCGCAATCGTCGCTGGAAAAGTTACAGATGCAACCGCAGGAAATATCGCCGCTGTTTGCTGAGGTCGATCTGCCGATTATCGCCTTTCCGCGCTGGCGGCTGCCGCCGTTTCTCTGGCTGTCGGTACTGCGGGCGCTGTGGTTTTGCGGCGTCTCTGGCAGCGTGGAATCCTATCGTGACGCCAGCCAGCGCGCGCATCAGGCGGCGGATCGGCTGATTGAACGATCGCACTCTGGCACCGTGCTGCTGGTCGGCCACGGCATCATGAATAAGATGATCGCCCGTGAACTGCGCCGCCGCGGCTGGCAGGCGGAGAAACACGCCAGCAGTCGCCACTGGAGCACCGCCATCTACAATCAGCCTTTTATCTAA
- a CDS encoding LacI family DNA-binding transcriptional regulator: MIWTTILRIKFLVAKQQPSQRVTRADVARLAGTSVAVVSYVINNGPRPVAEKTRQRVLDAIQRIGYRPNGVARALALGSTKTFGLIVPTIANPFVASMAHVLLQESLKAGHVMLLGDAGEDRQREIEVIHALLNRQVDGLFYASVDSDPQIDLVKASGTPLIMLDRADPQPGVSVLRVDERRAARRLTEHLLGHGYREIGILCGPPEMVNARDRVNGWRDAMQAQGLTINESWIWPARYHRDDGYAVMRQILQQDNVPRALFISNEAQAIGCLRALAEQNIRVPEQLALVCFNGTDLAAFQQPKLTTVRQHIHELAETAIEMLINWNHAGEVREISYYMEMGASCGCALKAGE, from the coding sequence ATGATATGGACGACAATTTTAAGGATAAAATTTCTCGTGGCAAAACAGCAACCTTCTCAACGTGTCACCCGTGCCGACGTCGCCAGGCTGGCGGGAACGTCGGTCGCCGTGGTGAGCTACGTCATTAATAATGGTCCACGTCCGGTGGCGGAAAAAACGCGCCAACGTGTGCTGGATGCCATTCAGCGCATCGGCTATCGCCCCAACGGCGTGGCGCGTGCGCTGGCCCTCGGCAGCACCAAGACTTTTGGCCTGATAGTGCCTACCATCGCGAATCCCTTTGTTGCCTCAATGGCGCATGTGCTGTTGCAGGAGTCGCTGAAAGCCGGGCACGTGATGCTGCTGGGTGACGCCGGTGAAGATCGGCAACGCGAAATTGAGGTGATTCACGCGCTGCTTAACCGGCAGGTGGACGGGCTGTTCTATGCCAGCGTCGACAGCGATCCGCAGATCGATCTGGTCAAAGCCAGCGGCACGCCGTTGATCATGCTGGATCGCGCCGATCCGCAGCCTGGCGTCAGCGTGTTGCGCGTCGATGAACGCCGCGCGGCGCGCCGGTTAACCGAACATCTGCTTGGGCATGGCTATCGTGAGATTGGCATTCTCTGCGGACCGCCAGAGATGGTGAACGCCCGCGATCGCGTTAACGGCTGGCGCGACGCGATGCAGGCACAGGGATTAACCATCAATGAAAGTTGGATCTGGCCAGCGCGCTATCATCGCGACGATGGCTACGCCGTGATGCGTCAGATATTGCAGCAGGATAACGTGCCGCGCGCGCTGTTTATCAGCAATGAGGCGCAGGCGATCGGTTGCCTGCGAGCGCTGGCGGAGCAGAATATTCGCGTGCCGGAACAGTTGGCACTGGTCTGCTTTAACGGTACCGATCTGGCGGCGTTTCAGCAGCCGAAATTAACCACCGTGCGGCAGCATATTCATGAACTGGCGGAAACGGCGATCGAGATGCTGATTAACTGGAATCATGCGGGAGAAGTGCGGGAGATTTCGTACTACATGGAGATGGGCGCTTCATGTGGCTGTGCGCTGAAAGCCGGGGAGTAA
- a CDS encoding GT-D fold domain-containing glycosyltransferase, with the protein MPSLFAIYRKFRFPFKFMHAAVKYPAANASVKKYSVMSIEETIDRLLSDKTVSLARYGDGELEMTYYKNIGFQPFDARLSERLKMVLRDARNNPNCLICMPDAFRNMSSMRSGAALFWFFHKSFYFKRYQGLLDQNYQYGNTSVTRPYHDYKDKTLSRTIFEKFKLLFKDQRVLIVEGSGTRLGLGNDLMDSAKEIKRITTLNRNAFSVYDKLHAAIVETAPNFDLVLVSLGPTATLLTYDLSKQGIRSIDTGHIDIEYEWMRAMATTKVKVEGKNVNEVGSLLTDDNAVQDLTYQQQILFHVGENGKPAVAPATV; encoded by the coding sequence ATGCCCAGTTTGTTTGCCATTTACAGGAAATTCAGATTTCCTTTCAAATTCATGCATGCGGCGGTTAAGTATCCTGCTGCCAACGCCAGCGTGAAAAAATACTCGGTGATGTCGATCGAAGAGACTATCGATCGTCTGCTGAGTGATAAAACGGTGTCGTTAGCGCGTTATGGCGATGGCGAGCTGGAGATGACCTACTACAAAAACATCGGCTTTCAGCCCTTTGATGCACGCCTGTCAGAGCGCCTGAAAATGGTGCTGCGCGATGCGCGTAACAACCCGAACTGCCTGATCTGTATGCCGGATGCCTTCCGCAACATGTCGAGCATGCGTTCAGGTGCCGCACTGTTCTGGTTCTTCCATAAGTCTTTCTATTTCAAGCGCTATCAGGGTCTGCTGGATCAGAATTACCAGTACGGCAACACCTCGGTGACGCGCCCGTATCACGATTACAAAGACAAAACGCTGTCACGCACCATCTTCGAAAAATTCAAACTGCTGTTCAAAGATCAGCGCGTGCTGATCGTTGAAGGTAGCGGAACGCGTTTAGGTCTGGGCAACGATCTGATGGACAGCGCCAAAGAGATTAAGCGTATTACCACGCTTAACCGCAACGCGTTTTCGGTCTATGACAAGCTGCATGCAGCCATTGTTGAGACCGCGCCGAACTTCGATCTGGTGCTGGTTTCACTGGGCCCAACCGCCACTCTGCTGACCTACGATCTGAGCAAACAGGGCATTCGCAGTATTGATACCGGCCACATTGATATCGAATATGAGTGGATGCGCGCGATGGCCACGACCAAGGTGAAAGTGGAAGGCAAAAACGTCAACGAAGTGGGTTCACTGCTCACCGATGATAATGCCGTGCAGGATTTGACTTACCAGCAGCAGATTCTGTTTCACGTGGGTGAAAACGGCAAGCCTGCGGTGGCACCGGCTACCGTCTGA
- a CDS encoding YbaK/EbsC family protein: protein MSLESVRRFFAEHAPDIDIIELAESTATVEMAARAHHVAPAQIAKTLSLKVKNEVILVVTCGDARLDNRKLKQALGAKARMLSVDEVVNYTGHPVGGVCPFGLEQPLQVLCDISLQQFSEVLPAAGSIHSAVRISPARMAELTDARWVDVCQ from the coding sequence ATGAGCCTGGAGTCGGTACGGCGCTTTTTCGCCGAACATGCGCCTGACATCGACATTATTGAGCTGGCCGAAAGCACCGCCACGGTGGAGATGGCCGCACGCGCGCACCATGTCGCCCCGGCGCAGATCGCCAAAACCCTGTCATTGAAAGTGAAGAATGAGGTGATCCTGGTGGTGACCTGTGGCGACGCGCGGCTCGATAACCGCAAGCTGAAGCAGGCGCTGGGTGCCAAAGCACGCATGCTCAGCGTGGATGAGGTGGTGAATTATACCGGCCATCCGGTGGGTGGCGTGTGCCCGTTTGGCCTTGAACAGCCATTGCAGGTTCTCTGTGATATTTCGCTGCAACAATTTAGCGAAGTCTTGCCCGCCGCCGGTTCAATCCACAGCGCGGTGCGTATTTCGCCAGCGCGCATGGCCGAACTGACCGATGCGCGCTGGGTAGATGTCTGCCAGTAA
- the fhuF gene encoding siderophore-iron reductase FhuF — MATLSRQVQQFSSAPLIFLQSDRPLATSIDALLHEHRAYFIDTLHLNGNAPADSLTLGEWSTSACWQDLQQRYGDDVYKQHPDQLREAKPLQSLWAQWYFGLLVPPLMLALILESRALDCSPQHIRLQPHAIGRPAAFWIDVQEDEDARYLNAVQRIDRLVQHTLIPMVDAITRHGDINARLIWNNTGFLMHWFLGELKESIPELTRLALEHALFFNKQLIDGSDNPLYRTVIPRNGTMERRSCCQRYRLPDVQQCNSCTLAAS; from the coding sequence ATGGCCACTCTCTCTCGTCAGGTACAGCAGTTCAGCAGCGCACCGCTGATCTTTCTGCAAAGCGATCGGCCACTGGCGACATCCATCGACGCGCTGCTGCATGAGCATCGCGCCTACTTCATCGATACGCTGCACCTCAACGGCAATGCGCCCGCCGACAGCCTGACGCTGGGCGAATGGTCCACCAGCGCCTGCTGGCAGGATCTGCAGCAGCGTTATGGCGATGACGTTTACAAGCAACATCCCGATCAGTTACGCGAAGCCAAGCCGCTGCAATCGCTGTGGGCACAATGGTATTTTGGCCTGCTGGTACCGCCGCTGATGCTGGCGCTGATCCTCGAATCCCGCGCGCTTGACTGCTCGCCACAGCATATCCGCCTGCAACCGCACGCTATCGGTCGTCCGGCCGCGTTCTGGATTGATGTGCAGGAAGATGAAGACGCGCGCTATCTTAATGCGGTGCAGCGTATCGATCGCCTGGTGCAGCACACCTTAATCCCGATGGTCGACGCAATCACCCGCCACGGCGACATCAACGCGCGACTGATCTGGAACAACACCGGCTTTTTGATGCACTGGTTTTTAGGCGAACTGAAAGAGAGCATTCCGGAACTGACCCGTCTGGCGCTGGAACACGCACTGTTCTTCAATAAGCAGCTGATCGACGGCAGCGACAACCCGCTTTATCGCACGGTGATTCCACGCAACGGCACCATGGAACGCCGCAGCTGCTGCCAGCGCTATCGCCTGCCCGACGTGCAGCAGTGCAACAGTTGTACACTCGCCGCCAGCTAA